The Pseudomonadota bacterium nucleotide sequence TGGCGTCCCAGCGCGCCAGGGCACGAATGGCGTCGTCGTAGAGCTCGCCCACGATCTGGCCGCGCTCGTAGCCCTCGCGCCAGATCTTTCCCTGCAGCGACTTGAGCGCCGTGGCCTTGCTGTCACGGGCCATGAGTGCGTGCACGCACTCGCGCACTGCCTTCTGCACGCCACCGCGGGTGACGGGGGGAACGAGCTCGGGGATCTCGGGAACATCGGTGTGCCCAGCGGCGCGCTCGTCGTAGGCGAGGTGGCGCAGGTCCTCGATGTCCTTCTGCACGTCGACGTCGTCGAAGTGCTCAGCCACGTATCGCGCCACGTGCTCGTGGGCGAACGGGAAGAGCGTGTCGTAGACGAAGGCCACCGGTGCGATGGTACCCTCGATGTCGAGCAATACGGCCTGGTACTGGTACTCTGTCTCTGCTGTCATGGCGGCGCGTATGTTCGGCGCCCGTGGGTGCGGCCCTGCCTCGACGATCTCGTTGGTGCGACGGCAGCGCTCTGTCGCCACCGCGGCAGTGTGGCGAGATGAGCTGGGGCTGTGCTCATCTGTGGTGAGATGAGCTGGGGCTGTGCTCATCTGTGGTGAGATGAGCTGGGGTTGTGCTCAACTGTGGCGAGATGAGCTGGGGTTGTGCTCAACTGTGGCGAGATGAGCTGATTTGTGCTCAACTGTGGTGAGATGAGCTGGG carries:
- the mtnC gene encoding acireductone synthase, coding for MSTAPAHLTTDEHSPSSSRHTAAVATERCRRTNEIVEAGPHPRAPNIRAAMTAETEYQYQAVLLDIEGTIAPVAFVYDTLFPFAHEHVARYVAEHFDDVDVQKDIEDLRHLAYDERAAGHTDVPEIPELVPPVTRGGVQKAVRECVHALMARDSKATALKSLQGKIWREGYERGQIVGELYDDAIRALARWDANGVKIGIYSSGSVEAQQLLIGHSNEGDLRPFVSHWFDTTTGPKRERKSYETIADEMELTPSDILFATDIVAEALAAKAAGLQVVIMERLGNEKQPPHPFPIEEDFEMV